One Lycium barbarum isolate Lr01 chromosome 5, ASM1917538v2, whole genome shotgun sequence genomic window carries:
- the LOC132642740 gene encoding uncharacterized protein LOC132642740, with protein sequence MSTSEAPLTASARPGSTSEAPPTASARPRSTSQAPTRGMGTRRTTITAKWFENATSYAAPVAANAPVQSIASQSNVSRGRSRKTSQASSAAPVAANAPDQPAASQSNVSRGRPRKTSQASSVAPVAANAPDQPAASQSNVRRGRPRKTSQASSVTTVDNERRRTTPYKRPRTVGMGIFVAENRFTTYNHGLPSSRIIDAAPRKHIRSAVLLGTLVTKQGLE encoded by the exons ATGAGTACTTCTGAAGCACCACTAACAGCAAGTGCAAGGCCAGGGAGTACTTCTGAAGCACCACCAACAGCAAGTGCAAGGCCCAGAAGTACTTCTCAAGCACCAACAAGAGGTATGGGAACAAGGAGGACAACCATTACTGCTAAATGGTTTGAAAATGCAACAAGTTATGCTGCACCTGTTGCAGCCAATGCACCTGTCCAATCTATTGCTTCTCAGTCTAATGTGAGTAGGGGAAGATCAAGAAAAACCTCTCAAGCTTCTAGTGCTGCACCTGTTGCAGCCAATGCACCTGATCAACCTGCTGCTTCTCAGTCTAATGTGAGTAGGGGAAGACCAAGAAAAACCTCTCAAGCTTCTAGTGTTGCACCTGTTGCAGCCAATGCACCTGATCAACCTGCTGCTTCTCAGTCTAATGTGAGGAGGGGAAGACCAAGAAAAACCTCTCAAGCTTCTAGTGTAACAACTGTTGATAATGAAAGAAGAAGAACTACCCCTTACAAAAGGCCTAGGACTGTTGGAATGGGTATATTTGTCGCAGAAAATAGATTTACAACATACAAT CATGGCTTGCCAAGTAGTAGGATAATTGATGCTGCTCCAAGAAAGCATATAAGGTCAGCTGTGTTACTGGGGACCTTGGTCACAAAGCAAGGACTGGAGTGA